A region of Deinococcus metalli DNA encodes the following proteins:
- the efp gene encoding elongation factor P gives MISVTELRNGTKVEMDGGLWECLDYSHLKMGRGGAKVVTKFRNMESGAIVDRTFNSGEKLQDIYVEGKKMQYLYKDGEDFVFMDMDTFEQVHLGPALVSDAAKYMKENTEVEVAMYGDKALSITLPNQVILKIVQTDPGVRGDTVSGGTKPATLETGAVVQVPLFVEQETSVKVDTRTGQYLSRA, from the coding sequence ATGATCAGCGTGACTGAACTGCGCAACGGTACGAAAGTCGAGATGGACGGCGGGCTGTGGGAATGCCTGGACTACTCTCACCTGAAGATGGGACGCGGCGGCGCGAAGGTCGTCACGAAGTTCCGCAACATGGAATCCGGCGCCATCGTCGACCGCACCTTCAACTCCGGCGAGAAGTTGCAGGACATCTACGTCGAGGGCAAGAAGATGCAGTACCTCTACAAGGACGGCGAGGACTTCGTGTTCATGGACATGGACACCTTCGAGCAGGTACACCTGGGCCCGGCCCTGGTCAGCGACGCCGCGAAGTACATGAAGGAAAACACCGAGGTCGAAGTCGCCATGTACGGTGACAAGGCCCTGAGCATCACCCTGCCCAACCAGGTGATCCTGAAGATCGTGCAGACCGACCCCGGCGTGCGCGGCGACACGGTCTCGGGCGGCACCAAGCCCGCCACCCTGGAAACCGGCGCGGTCGTGCAGGTGCCCCTGTTCGTGGAACAGGAGACCAGCGTGAAGGTCGACACCCGCACCGGCCAGTACCTCAGCCGCGCGTAA
- a CDS encoding exodeoxyribonuclease III, with protein sequence MTSASLKVTTLNVNGIRSALRRGLADWVEREAPDVLLLQEVRADPHPEALAHLGYHSAWFPAHRAGYSGVAILARRELEDVQAGMLHDEMDAEGRVISAVVGGVRFVSVYLPSGSSGEERQTFKERMLGDYHAWVSALVAQGRPVVLGGDYNIAHREIDLKNWRGNRKNSGFLPQEREWMSAHLDAGLVDTHRAHLGERAEYTWWSNRGGAYDNDVGWRIDYLLASGVAPGAVSVDRAARLSDHAPLSGHITLP encoded by the coding sequence ATGACGTCTGCTTCGCTGAAGGTCACGACCCTGAACGTGAACGGCATCCGCAGCGCCCTGCGCCGGGGCCTCGCCGACTGGGTGGAGCGCGAAGCGCCGGACGTGCTGCTGTTGCAGGAGGTCCGGGCCGATCCGCACCCGGAAGCCCTGGCGCACCTGGGCTACCACAGCGCGTGGTTCCCGGCGCACCGGGCGGGGTACAGCGGCGTGGCGATCCTGGCCCGCCGCGAGCTGGAAGACGTGCAGGCGGGCATGCTGCACGACGAGATGGACGCCGAGGGCCGCGTGATCAGCGCGGTGGTGGGCGGCGTGCGCTTCGTGAGCGTGTACCTGCCGAGCGGCAGCAGCGGCGAGGAGCGTCAGACCTTCAAGGAGCGGATGCTGGGCGACTATCACGCGTGGGTCTCCGCGCTGGTCGCGCAGGGGCGGCCGGTGGTCCTGGGCGGCGACTACAACATCGCGCACCGCGAGATCGACCTGAAGAACTGGCGCGGCAACCGCAAGAACTCGGGCTTTCTGCCGCAGGAGCGCGAGTGGATGAGCGCGCATCTGGACGCGGGGCTGGTGGACACGCACCGCGCGCATCTGGGCGAACGGGCCGAGTACACGTGGTGGAGTAACCGCGGCGGCGCGTACGACAACGACGTGGGCTGGCGGATCGATTACCTCCTCGCGTCCGGCGTGGCGCCGGGAGCGGTCTCGGTGGACCGCGCCGCCCGCCTGAGCGACCACGCGCCGCTCAGCGGCCATATCACGCTTCCCTGA
- a CDS encoding class I SAM-dependent methyltransferase has translation MILARRDALLSRLCGQPWPEGPLLDALKLSPTLDVLDVGAGDGRLLRLLRARGHTGRLEGLDPAGGEGVRHAGAHALPFPDANFDVVVMVRTLAHVGQPDAALAEAWRVLRPGGRLVVAAHGPEHLHATWRALGQVEPTSEVDAADAFLDIRLPVTVTAADARALTQSYGLAFTATTAHFPVQDTLHLRVVTVDRH, from the coding sequence ATGATCCTCGCCCGTCGTGACGCCCTCCTCTCCCGCCTGTGCGGTCAGCCGTGGCCGGAGGGGCCGCTGCTGGACGCGCTGAAGCTCTCCCCTACGCTGGACGTCCTGGACGTGGGTGCGGGGGATGGGCGTCTGCTCCGGCTGCTGCGGGCGCGGGGACACACGGGGCGCTTGGAGGGGCTCGATCCAGCAGGCGGCGAGGGCGTGCGCCATGCCGGTGCGCACGCCCTCCCCTTCCCGGATGCGAATTTCGACGTGGTGGTGATGGTGCGGACGCTGGCTCACGTGGGCCAGCCAGACGCCGCGCTGGCCGAGGCGTGGCGGGTGCTGCGGCCGGGTGGACGGCTGGTCGTGGCGGCCCACGGACCCGAGCACCTGCATGCAACGTGGCGCGCGCTGGGCCAGGTGGAGCCGACGAGTGAAGTGGACGCAGCGGACGCCTTCCTGGACATCCGCCTCCCGGTGACGGTCACCGCAGCGGATGCGCGGGCACTGACACAGTCGTACGGGCTGGCCTTCACAGCGACCACAGCACACTTTCCCGTGCAGGACACGCTGCACCTGCGGGTCGTGACAGTCGACCGGCACTGA
- a CDS encoding 50S ribosomal protein L25/general stress protein Ctc, translating into MELNATPRTSRQKLAEGLIPAVAYNKDKNVSFALDRKAFDRAFRQQSTTGLFDIALEGGETFPALVKTVQMDKRKRTPIHVDFYMVTYGEPIEVSVPVHTQGKSQGEIQGGLVDVVVHNLNVIAPGPRRIPQELVVDVTKLNIGDHVTAADVKLPEGVKLAADADLVVISVLPPRMTAEEAAAETQAAQVAGMVAAGEISEEAAEAVLEGDASLDEVKADATEDSAESDESKDS; encoded by the coding sequence ATGGAACTGAACGCAACGCCCCGCACCAGCCGGCAGAAGCTGGCCGAAGGCCTGATCCCCGCCGTCGCCTACAACAAGGACAAGAACGTCTCCTTCGCGCTCGACCGCAAGGCCTTTGACCGCGCCTTCCGTCAGCAGAGCACCACCGGCCTGTTCGACATCGCCCTGGAGGGCGGCGAGACCTTCCCGGCACTGGTCAAGACCGTCCAGATGGACAAGCGCAAGCGCACGCCCATCCACGTGGACTTCTACATGGTCACGTACGGCGAGCCCATCGAGGTGTCTGTGCCGGTGCACACCCAGGGCAAGAGCCAGGGCGAGATCCAGGGCGGTCTGGTGGACGTCGTGGTGCACAACCTGAACGTGATCGCGCCGGGGCCCCGCCGCATTCCGCAGGAACTCGTCGTGGACGTCACCAAGCTGAACATCGGTGACCACGTCACGGCCGCCGATGTCAAGCTGCCCGAAGGCGTGAAGCTCGCCGCCGACGCCGATCTGGTCGTGATCAGCGTGCTGCCGCCGCGCATGACCGCCGAGGAAGCCGCCGCCGAGACGCAGGCTGCCCAGGTGGCCGGCATGGTCGCCGCCGGCGAGATTTCCGAGGAAGCCGCCGAGGCCGTCCTGGAAGGCGACGCCAGCCTGGACGAGGTCAAGGCCGACGCCACCGAGGACAGCGCCGAGTCCGACGAGTCCAAGGACAGCTGA
- a CDS encoding aminopeptidase, translated as MRFRTWAALAGVATLTVLLAGCGEVGYLWQAAGGQLDLLRRARPVADVLADPATPTGVRRKLQLAADVRAYAVAPTSAGGLGLPDHGSFLKYVDVGRPYVVWNVFSAPEFSTALDTSCFPIAGCVGYRGYFSEAGAQAYAQQRRAAGRDVNVGGVSAYSTLGYLKDPLLSTMLLYPDATLIRTVIHELSHPSLYVPGDTVFNESYATTIEEEGTRRWLAAHGTPELRGQDTLAQERAAGFQTLLLDARHELEALYAQTLPEAEMRPRKAAILTALNSRYAALKANWGGYAGYDDFFARGVNNATLGAVAAYATMVPDFQALLARVGNDIPAFIAAATVCAKRPQPERAACLRGP; from the coding sequence ATGCGTTTTCGAACATGGGCGGCCCTGGCCGGCGTCGCCACCCTGACGGTGCTCCTGGCCGGCTGCGGCGAGGTCGGGTATCTGTGGCAGGCGGCGGGCGGGCAGCTCGACCTGCTGCGCCGGGCGCGCCCGGTTGCGGACGTGCTGGCAGACCCGGCCACGCCCACGGGGGTGCGGCGCAAGCTCCAGCTCGCGGCGGACGTGCGCGCCTACGCGGTCGCGCCGACCAGCGCGGGCGGCCTGGGCCTGCCGGACCACGGCAGTTTCCTGAAGTACGTGGACGTGGGCCGACCCTACGTGGTGTGGAACGTGTTCTCGGCGCCGGAGTTCAGCACGGCGCTCGACACGTCGTGCTTTCCCATCGCGGGCTGCGTGGGCTACCGCGGCTACTTCTCGGAGGCGGGCGCGCAGGCCTACGCGCAGCAGCGCCGCGCGGCCGGGCGCGACGTGAACGTGGGCGGCGTCAGCGCGTACTCGACGCTGGGGTACCTCAAGGACCCGCTGCTCTCCACCATGCTGCTGTACCCGGACGCCACGCTGATCCGCACCGTGATCCATGAGCTGTCGCACCCCAGCCTGTACGTGCCGGGCGACACCGTCTTCAACGAGTCGTACGCCACCACCATCGAGGAGGAGGGCACGCGCCGCTGGCTGGCCGCGCACGGCACGCCGGAGCTGCGCGGGCAGGACACGCTGGCCCAGGAGCGCGCCGCCGGCTTCCAGACGCTGCTGCTGGACGCCCGGCACGAGCTGGAGGCGCTGTACGCCCAGACGCTGCCGGAGGCCGAGATGCGCCCACGCAAGGCCGCCATCCTGACGGCGCTGAACAGCCGGTACGCGGCCCTGAAGGCGAACTGGGGCGGCTACGCGGGCTACGACGACTTCTTCGCGCGCGGCGTGAACAACGCGACTCTGGGCGCGGTGGCCGCCTACGCGACGATGGTGCCGGATTTCCAGGCGCTGCTCGCACGGGTGGGCAATGACATTCCGGCGTTCATTGCGGCAGCGACGGTGTGCGCGAAACGGCCGCAACCGGAACGGGCGGCGTGCCTGCGCGGACCATAG
- the accB gene encoding acetyl-CoA carboxylase biotin carboxyl carrier protein has product MNPDDLKQILAALTNADVREFALRTGSFDLQLKRGPQAALAAPAASGPAPFAAPSAPAPQLADAPASAPATTAGPAPTATEAAAAPTSAPAASKGTPVKAPIVGTFYSASSPDAPAYVKVGDTVSAGQVLCIIEAMKLMNEIEAETGGVVREILVKNAEPVEYGQTLFIIE; this is encoded by the coding sequence ATGAACCCAGACGACCTCAAACAGATCCTCGCTGCCCTGACCAACGCCGACGTCCGCGAATTCGCCCTGCGTACCGGCAGCTTCGACCTGCAGCTCAAACGCGGCCCGCAGGCGGCCCTCGCCGCGCCCGCGGCCAGCGGCCCCGCGCCCTTCGCAGCGCCCAGCGCCCCGGCCCCGCAGCTCGCGGACGCCCCGGCCAGCGCGCCCGCGACCACCGCAGGTCCGGCCCCCACCGCCACCGAGGCCGCGGCCGCCCCGACCAGCGCCCCGGCGGCCAGCAAGGGCACGCCGGTCAAGGCGCCCATCGTTGGCACCTTCTACAGTGCCAGCAGCCCCGACGCGCCCGCGTATGTGAAGGTCGGCGACACCGTCAGCGCCGGGCAGGTGCTGTGCATCATCGAGGCCATGAAGCTCATGAATGAGATCGAGGCCGAAACGGGCGGCGTGGTGCGCGAGATTCTGGTGAAGAACGCCGAACCCGTCGAGTACGGCCAAACGCTGTTCATCATCGAATGA
- the accC gene encoding acetyl-CoA carboxylase biotin carboxylase subunit, translating into MFKKILIANRGEIALRVIRTAREMGIKTVVVYSTADEKSLPVLLADESVCVGPPASNQSYLNIQNILAAALMTGAEAIHPGYGFMAENPDFAEMCREHGIVFIGPTPESMRALGSKAGGRDIAAQSQVPTVPGTGVLADTSAALLAAKQIGYPVLLKASAGGGGRGQKVIRTQDELAKGFAQAQEEAKLYFGDPALIMEKFLEEFRHVEVQVMGDGLGHVIHIGERDCSIQRRNQKLIEEAPSTLPESLRQEILAAGVRLAKHVNYAGAGTLEFILDREGNYYFMEMNTRIQVEHCVSEMISSLDLVRMQIEIAAGEGLNLQQEDVVLRGHAIECRINAEDPDKDFRPAAGKIDDVHFAGGPGVRVDTHTYSGYSIPPHYDSLIGKLIVWHDSRDKAIARMKRALEETVIQGPKTTISLYVKIMDNPYYKRGAVMTNFLKTRMVAPEA; encoded by the coding sequence ATGTTCAAGAAGATCCTGATCGCCAACCGTGGCGAGATCGCCCTGCGCGTCATCCGCACCGCGCGCGAGATGGGCATCAAGACCGTCGTGGTGTACTCCACCGCCGACGAGAAGAGCCTGCCGGTGCTGCTCGCAGACGAGTCGGTGTGCGTGGGGCCGCCGGCCTCCAACCAGTCGTACCTGAACATCCAGAACATCCTGGCCGCCGCCCTGATGACCGGCGCGGAGGCGATCCACCCCGGCTACGGTTTCATGGCCGAGAACCCGGACTTCGCGGAGATGTGCCGCGAGCACGGCATCGTCTTCATCGGCCCCACGCCCGAGAGCATGCGCGCGCTGGGCTCCAAGGCCGGCGGGCGCGACATCGCCGCGCAGAGCCAGGTGCCCACCGTGCCCGGCACCGGCGTGCTCGCGGACACCAGCGCCGCCCTGCTGGCGGCCAAGCAGATCGGCTACCCGGTGCTGCTCAAGGCCAGCGCCGGCGGCGGCGGACGCGGCCAGAAGGTCATCCGCACGCAGGACGAACTCGCCAAGGGCTTCGCGCAGGCGCAGGAGGAAGCCAAGCTGTACTTCGGCGACCCGGCCCTGATCATGGAAAAGTTCCTGGAAGAGTTCCGGCACGTGGAAGTGCAGGTCATGGGCGACGGCCTGGGGCACGTCATCCACATCGGGGAGCGCGACTGCTCGATCCAGCGCCGCAACCAGAAACTCATCGAGGAAGCGCCCAGCACCCTGCCCGAATCGCTGCGTCAGGAGATCCTGGCGGCTGGCGTGCGCCTCGCCAAGCACGTGAACTACGCCGGGGCGGGCACGCTGGAATTCATCCTCGACCGTGAGGGGAACTACTACTTCATGGAGATGAATACCCGGATTCAGGTCGAGCACTGCGTGTCGGAGATGATTAGCAGCCTCGACCTGGTGCGGATGCAGATCGAGATCGCCGCCGGCGAGGGCCTGAACCTCCAGCAGGAGGACGTCGTGCTGCGCGGACACGCCATCGAGTGCCGCATCAACGCCGAGGACCCCGACAAGGACTTCCGGCCGGCTGCCGGCAAGATCGACGACGTGCACTTTGCGGGCGGGCCCGGCGTGCGGGTGGACACCCACACCTACAGCGGGTACTCGATTCCACCGCACTACGACTCGCTGATCGGCAAGCTGATCGTGTGGCACGACAGCCGCGACAAGGCCATCGCCCGCATGAAACGCGCGCTGGAAGAGACCGTGATCCAGGGGCCGAAGACCACCATTTCCCTGTACGTGAAGATCATGGACAACCCCTACTACAAGCGCGGGGCCGTCATGACCAACTTCCTGAAAACGAGGATGGTCGCGCCGGAAGCGTAA
- a CDS encoding RCC1 domain-containing protein, with product MKSIPVLAALSLPLLLAACGQNAAPTAAASSGSTTALTLRAPFAGIKAQGVPSDGSGASTVTTIRVKVRDANGQLVHFDGQNVFRADGAQDVVTLTSAAPSATVLLPKGTYSFESAGTSAGGTFLAYGMNAGVDLSAPVNSAVVLGVHALADQTTTTFADKMGWTAVVTQDILDVRLNVLNVDGTLVPSSDYDAPTYQIVDANGQPVSGEATVLGGSKLGARVQAIGTTATTDLYVKATTQAWQATGPDTAAKSVFTKTFRIAFAKTGLAVDMQAPKVSFGGTGASVTAGQAITLSGTASDDSGNVASIRVYNGIELIGSTDSTEFGTNGVGEVSFASGAWTLNWTPSRSGTPDITVVAADKAGNEGRPVVLKFGKTFRAAGIWSSVAVKQDGTVAAWGDSGNGESNVPAGLNSVVSVANSWYHELALKSDGTVVGWGANWSGQTNVPAGLNNVIAVATGYSHSLALKSDGTVVQWGDMDPVPAGLDHVVSIAAHYYSSLALKSDGTVVQWGWNICAPVPDGLSNVVAIAASECSALALKSDGTVVAWGGNGYGQDTIPAGLNNVVAIASGYGHNLALKSDGTVVGWGANWSGQTDVPANLNNVVAISGGYEHSLALKSDGSIVGWGSNGNGQLNIPAGPYRLP from the coding sequence ATGAAATCCATTCCAGTTCTCGCCGCCCTCTCGCTTCCCCTCCTGCTCGCCGCGTGTGGGCAGAACGCCGCCCCCACGGCCGCCGCGTCCAGCGGCAGCACCACGGCGCTCACCCTCCGCGCGCCCTTCGCCGGCATCAAAGCGCAGGGTGTGCCCTCGGACGGCAGCGGCGCCAGCACGGTCACGACCATCCGCGTGAAGGTCCGGGACGCCAACGGCCAGCTGGTGCACTTCGACGGCCAGAACGTCTTCCGGGCAGACGGTGCCCAGGACGTCGTGACCCTCACGAGCGCCGCGCCCAGCGCCACGGTGCTGCTGCCCAAGGGCACCTATTCCTTCGAGAGCGCCGGCACCTCGGCGGGCGGCACGTTCCTTGCCTACGGGATGAACGCCGGCGTGGACCTCAGCGCCCCCGTGAACAGCGCGGTCGTCCTGGGCGTGCATGCCCTGGCGGACCAGACCACCACCACCTTTGCCGACAAGATGGGCTGGACGGCCGTCGTGACCCAGGACATCCTGGACGTGCGCCTGAACGTGCTGAACGTGGATGGCACGCTGGTGCCCAGCAGTGACTACGACGCGCCCACGTACCAGATCGTGGACGCAAACGGCCAGCCCGTGAGTGGCGAGGCCACCGTGCTGGGCGGCAGCAAGCTGGGTGCCCGCGTGCAGGCCATCGGCACCACTGCCACCACGGACCTGTACGTCAAGGCCACCACGCAGGCGTGGCAGGCCACGGGTCCGGACACCGCCGCCAAGTCCGTCTTCACCAAGACCTTCCGGATCGCCTTCGCCAAGACCGGCCTGGCCGTCGACATGCAGGCGCCCAAGGTCAGCTTTGGCGGGACGGGGGCATCTGTGACTGCCGGGCAGGCGATCACGCTGAGTGGCACGGCCAGCGACGACTCCGGCAATGTGGCCAGCATCCGCGTGTACAACGGTATCGAACTGATCGGCAGCACCGATTCCACCGAGTTCGGCACGAACGGCGTGGGCGAGGTCAGCTTTGCCAGCGGCGCGTGGACGCTGAACTGGACCCCCAGCCGCAGCGGCACGCCCGACATCACCGTGGTTGCCGCCGACAAGGCTGGAAACGAGGGCCGGCCGGTGGTGCTGAAGTTCGGCAAGACCTTCCGTGCTGCAGGTATCTGGTCGAGCGTCGCCGTGAAGCAGGACGGCACGGTCGCGGCGTGGGGCGATTCTGGCAATGGTGAAAGCAACGTTCCTGCTGGTCTGAACAGTGTCGTTAGCGTGGCCAACAGCTGGTATCACGAACTGGCCCTCAAGAGCGACGGGACCGTGGTGGGGTGGGGTGCGAACTGGTCTGGCCAGACGAACGTGCCCGCCGGCCTGAACAACGTGATCGCCGTTGCGACCGGCTACTCCCACAGCCTGGCCCTGAAGAGCGACGGCACTGTGGTCCAGTGGGGCGACATGGATCCTGTACCGGCCGGGTTGGATCATGTGGTGTCGATCGCTGCCCACTACTACAGCAGCCTGGCCCTGAAGAGCGACGGCACCGTGGTGCAGTGGGGCTGGAACATCTGCGCTCCCGTCCCTGACGGCCTGAGCAATGTCGTGGCCATCGCTGCCAGCGAATGCAGCGCCCTTGCGCTGAAGAGTGACGGCACGGTGGTGGCGTGGGGTGGGAATGGCTACGGTCAGGACACTATTCCGGCGGGCCTGAACAATGTGGTCGCCATTGCTTCAGGGTATGGCCACAACCTGGCCCTGAAGAGCGACGGGACCGTGGTGGGGTGGGGTGCGAACTGGTCTGGCCAGACGGACGTGCCCGCCAACCTGAACAACGTGGTCGCTATCTCAGGGGGCTATGAGCACAGCCTGGCCCTGAAGAGCGACGGTTCCATCGTGGGCTGGGGCAGCAACGGTAACGGCCAGCTCAACATCCCCGCCGGCCCCTACCGCCTGCCCTGA
- the sthA gene encoding Si-specific NAD(P)(+) transhydrogenase, producing the protein MTHADVPADYTHDLLVIGSGPGGQRAAIQAAKLGKKVAVIERKTVVGGVCINTGTIPSKTFREAIMHLSGYNERGLYGASYMVKEDLGMDDLLHRTTSVITHELDVIRSQLHRNRVEVIAAEASFTGPHTLRLRDVRAGKGGETWREVSARHIVVAVGTRAARDPKIPFDGKRILISDDILDLSTLPRTVTVIGGGVIGCEYASMFAALGVRVTLIDKRPRLLEFIDHEITDILTYQLRQNRMTLRLGEGVRDVTALPGADGRTGSVKVTLASGKEITTDMVLYSIGRVGATDRLNLEAAGLSADGRGRIEVNEHYQTSQPHIYAVGDVIGFPSLASVSMEQGRLAACHAYDIPTQSVPELFPYGIYTIPEISTVGKSEEELTQAGVPYEIGKAQYREIARGQIIGDEQGTLKLIFHLETRVLLGVHIIGSGASELIHIGQAVMSFGGTVDYFVNTVFNYPTLAECYKTAAFDGINRLGSVPVLEPKLEPAPEVGVVIPAD; encoded by the coding sequence ATGACCCATGCAGACGTTCCGGCGGACTACACCCACGACCTGCTGGTGATCGGCTCCGGGCCGGGCGGACAGCGAGCGGCGATCCAGGCCGCCAAGCTGGGCAAGAAAGTGGCGGTGATCGAGCGCAAGACCGTGGTGGGCGGCGTGTGCATCAACACCGGCACCATTCCCTCCAAGACCTTCCGCGAGGCGATCATGCACCTCAGTGGGTACAACGAGCGCGGGCTGTACGGCGCGTCGTACATGGTCAAGGAAGACCTGGGCATGGACGACCTGCTGCACCGCACGACCAGCGTGATCACGCACGAACTGGACGTGATCCGCTCGCAGCTGCACCGCAACCGCGTGGAGGTGATCGCCGCCGAGGCGAGCTTCACGGGGCCGCACACCCTGCGCCTGCGCGACGTGCGCGCCGGTAAGGGCGGCGAGACGTGGCGCGAGGTCTCGGCCCGGCACATCGTCGTGGCGGTGGGCACGCGGGCAGCGCGCGATCCCAAGATTCCCTTCGACGGCAAGCGCATCCTGATCAGCGACGACATCCTCGATCTGAGCACGTTGCCGCGCACGGTCACGGTGATCGGCGGCGGCGTGATCGGCTGCGAGTACGCCAGCATGTTCGCCGCGCTGGGCGTGCGCGTCACGCTGATCGACAAGCGGCCGCGGCTGCTGGAGTTCATCGACCACGAGATCACGGACATCCTGACGTACCAACTGCGCCAGAACCGCATGACGCTGCGCCTGGGCGAGGGCGTGCGCGACGTGACCGCGCTGCCCGGCGCGGACGGCCGCACCGGCAGCGTGAAGGTCACGCTCGCCAGCGGCAAGGAGATCACCACCGACATGGTGCTGTATTCCATCGGCCGGGTCGGCGCGACCGACCGCCTGAACCTGGAGGCGGCGGGCCTGAGCGCCGACGGGCGCGGTCGCATCGAGGTCAACGAGCACTACCAGACCTCGCAGCCGCACATCTACGCGGTGGGCGACGTGATCGGCTTTCCCAGTCTGGCGTCGGTCAGCATGGAGCAGGGCCGGCTGGCCGCATGCCACGCCTACGACATCCCTACCCAGAGCGTGCCGGAACTGTTCCCGTACGGCATCTACACCATTCCCGAGATCAGCACGGTCGGCAAGTCCGAGGAAGAACTGACCCAGGCGGGCGTGCCCTACGAGATCGGCAAGGCCCAGTACCGCGAGATCGCGCGCGGCCAGATCATCGGGGACGAGCAGGGCACCCTGAAGCTGATCTTCCACCTGGAGACGCGCGTGCTGCTGGGCGTGCACATCATCGGCAGCGGCGCCAGCGAACTCATCCACATCGGTCAGGCGGTGATGTCCTTCGGCGGCACCGTGGACTACTTCGTGAACACGGTCTTCAATTACCCCACCCTGGCCGAGTGCTACAAGACCGCCGCCTTCGACGGCATCAACCGCCTGGGCAGCGTGCCGGTGCTGGAACCTAAACTGGAGCCCGCCCCGGAAGTGGGCGTGGTGATCCCGGCGGACTGA